AACGTTATCAGGCTGATACTGGTATACAAGCCAGGGAACTTCTTTGTCCTTCTGCAAGTATTCAGTAACAAAAATTTCTTCATCCTTGGTATCACCAAGAACGTCTTCACTGTGACAGTCAGCACATACAGCATTTGAAGGAAGTCCGTTAAATGAACCGTCCTCCGCGTATGTGTGACAGGATTCACAGTCCATACCTTCACCATCGACATGAACCTTGTGGCTGAAATTGAACGGTTGGGCCTTCTGGCTGTAAAGAACCTGCGGGAAAACCCACCAACCAATGATCAGACTCGCAAGGACGCCAATGAAGAAGGGAAGAACGCCTCCACACTGCTTCGATGCTCTTTTCTCCTCCATAACCTCGCCCCACTACTCCTTAAGTTTGTGAAACATAACAACCAATGAATCCCGATTTTTTAATTTACACATACTTTATGTGTCAAGAGAATATGAAAGTTTTCACAAGGGTTTCCATATCTCTTGTGTTGATATCGATCACCATGGGGCCATGGTATCGAAACTTTCCGCGCTGCATTTACGCCGTGAATTCGAAAGGAGTGTCGAACTCAGACAAAAACGGCAGAACGGAATCTTTTCCAGACAAAATCGGGTTTTCCGCCTTCCAGGGAATTGATAAAGCCGGATCATCCCAGCGAATTCCACCCTCATGGTCCGGCGCATAAGGCGCATCAACCTTGTACATGAACTCTGTTTCTTCGCTCAGAGTTTCATAACCGTGGGCAAATCCGCGTGGAACGAACAATCTGCGGAAGTTTTCAGCAGACAATTCAATCCTGTAGTACTTTAAATAGGTTGGGGAACCTTTTCTTAAATCTACAACCACATCAACAACCGCCCCTCTGGTGACCCACACCAGTTTTGCCTGTGCGTACGGCGGAAGTTGAAAATGAAGTCCCCGCAGAACTCCGCGGCCACCGGAATAAGCATGGTTATCCTGAATAAATTCCACGTCAGGGCCATTCTCCTGAAACTTTTTTTTATTATAAGTTTCAAGAAAAAATCCTCTGTCATCGCGAAAAACTTTCGGTTCCATAACCAAAAGTCCGGGAAAACCAGTCTCAGTAAAATTCATATTTACTCCTCCGGAGGCGAAGAGTCCTCCTAAATAAACTACTTATCCTTTCCCTCAAAATTACACGAGAACTACCCGAGATCAACGAAGGTTACAACCTCATTTTTTATAAATAAGCAACTTTTTCATTATCATGGCCTCAATACATAGTGTTCACATTTTCGCTGTGGTCTGATATTCGTACCATCAACACACAGGTGCGAGGATCGGCCTTCACCGTGTAAAACGCAGGCAACATAAAAAAAATAAATCGGAATTAATTATGACAACAGAGGGAATGGCTTTAAACGCTCTTGATATCATCCTCATAGTTATCGCCGGCGGTCTTATTTTCAGAGGTCTGTTACGGGGAATTATCCGTGAAGCTTTTTCCATGGTTTCACTGGCCCTTGGCTTTTATCTGGCGGCAACCTATCACTCTGATCTGGAACCTTATTTTGCCAGATTTTTTGACGGACCGGGAACGGTTAAAGCTGTCAGTTATGTATCCATAATTCTAGCGACAATCATTGTTGCCGTAATTATTACCAAACTGCTGCAGAAACTGCTGACTATTTCAATGCTCGGCTGGGCCGACCAGCTTCTCGGCGGTATTCTGGGATTTGCGGAAGCTATCCTTGTCGGAGGAATAATTGTGATAACTCTAAGCAGTTTCACACCCAATTCGGATTTTCTAAAAAAATCCAAACTGGCTCCGCGTGTTTTAACAGCGGCAACATTCATCATCAGCTTCGCTCCCGATGATGTGCTGGACTCACTTAATATTGATTCAATTCTACCAAATAATTCACCTTTTTCATAAAAAACAGCTGAAATAAAATGCATAATGAATCTCTTGAAAAACTTCGTGGAGTAATTTCCACTTTGATAGGACCTGATGGTTGTCCCTGGGATAAAAAACAGACTCCTGAAAGTCTTTGTGATAATT
Above is a window of Maridesulfovibrio bastinii DSM 16055 DNA encoding:
- the qrcA gene encoding menaquinone reductase multiheme cytochrome c subunit QrcA, which produces MEEKRASKQCGGVLPFFIGVLASLIIGWWVFPQVLYSQKAQPFNFSHKVHVDGEGMDCESCHTYAEDGSFNGLPSNAVCADCHSEDVLGDTKDEEIFVTEYLQKDKEVPWLVYQYQPDNVYFSHKAHEGFECTDCHPDLGNSDTLPAYYENRISGYSKQTMKMWQCERCHAEVGTSNACYICHK
- the rfbC gene encoding dTDP-4-dehydrorhamnose 3,5-epimerase yields the protein MNFTETGFPGLLVMEPKVFRDDRGFFLETYNKKKFQENGPDVEFIQDNHAYSGGRGVLRGLHFQLPPYAQAKLVWVTRGAVVDVVVDLRKGSPTYLKYYRIELSAENFRRLFVPRGFAHGYETLSEETEFMYKVDAPYAPDHEGGIRWDDPALSIPWKAENPILSGKDSVLPFLSEFDTPFEFTA
- a CDS encoding CvpA family protein; the protein is MTTEGMALNALDIILIVIAGGLIFRGLLRGIIREAFSMVSLALGFYLAATYHSDLEPYFARFFDGPGTVKAVSYVSIILATIIVAVIITKLLQKLLTISMLGWADQLLGGILGFAEAILVGGIIVITLSSFTPNSDFLKKSKLAPRVLTAATFIISFAPDDVLDSLNIDSILPNNSPFS